Proteins encoded by one window of Myxocyprinus asiaticus isolate MX2 ecotype Aquarium Trade chromosome 35, UBuf_Myxa_2, whole genome shotgun sequence:
- the LOC127426337 gene encoding LHFPL tetraspan subfamily member 5 protein-like, with translation MTKMLSAQEAGKIYHTNYVRNSRAVGVLWTIFTICFAIICVVVFIQPYWIGDSVDTPQSGYFGLFHYCIGNPITGELVCKGSALDFGSIPSGAFKTAMFFVGISLLLIVGTIVCFSLFFFCNSGSVYKICAWMQLAAATCMVIGCMIYPDGWDSEEVKRMCGQRTDKYTLGNCTVRWAYILAIISIMDSFILSFLAFVLGNRQDKLLPEDFQSEDKKEEA, from the exons ATGACTAAAATGTTATCTGCCCAAGAAGCCGGCAAGATCTATCATACAAACTATGTGAGAAACTCAAGGGCTGTTGGTGTACTGTGGACAATCTTCACTATTTGCTTTGCCATCATCTGTGTGGTGGTTTTTATTCAGCCCTACTGGATTGGAGACAGTGTCGATACACCTCAGTCTGGTTACTTTGGGCTTTTTCACTACTGCATTGGGAATCCCATCACAGGGGAGCTGGTGTGTAAGGGCAGTGCACTGGACTTTGGATCCATTCCTTCTGGTGCCTTCAAAACCGCCATGTTCTTCGTTGGGATTTCTTTGCTGTTGATCGTGGGAACTATTGTTTGCTTCAGTTTATTCTTCTTCTGCAATTCAGGCAGCGTGTATAAGATCTGTGCGTGGATGCAGCTGGCAGCTG CAACTTGCATGGTCATAGGATGCATGATCTATCCAGATGGCTGGGACTCAGAAGAGGTGAAGCGGATGTGTGGCCAGCGGACGGATAAGTATACACTGGGTAACTGCACAGTACGCTGGGCATACATACTGGCCATCATCAGCATAATGGACTCCTTCATCCTCTCCTTCCTCGCCTTTGTGCTGGGCAACCGGCAAGACAAACTGCTGCCAGAGGACTTCCAGTCGGAGGACAAGAAAG AGGAAGCATGA